A window of Methanosphaera sp. WGK6 genomic DNA:
GAATAATTATTTTGTTATTTTTTTATAGTTGAGGGATATAATAATTAGTTTTAATCAATAATTAATAATATACTCATGGTTTATGTATTAATTCATTAACTCTATTTTTTTATTAAAAATAATATACCTCATATATATTTAATAAAATAAATAAATCCTTTTTACTTATTTTTTCAGTAATCCAAAATAACATCCCTATTTCTCAAATTTAATAAAAACTTTTTAATTCTATTAATAATAAAACTAGTATTAATAAAATAGAGTGATATTAACATGACTTCACGAATATATTGTTCCTTATGTGGCAAAGAAAACTATGTATTACAACGTTACTGTTGTAATTGTGGTAATATCTTGAAAACATATAGAATAGAATCAAAAAATACATGTTCTTCATTAGAATATCTTATAACTGAGAAAAATAAAAATAAAATACTAAATACTGAAATAACTGATGAAATATACACTAAAATAATAACAAATATACGCGATATGGGTCTGATGAATTTAAATTTCACAAGTGATGATACAACCTTTGATAAAATTGTGAAAATGACAAGACAATTCTCAAAACTTCATAATGAAAAACAATGGGGAACATATGGTTATTATCATTTTAATAATATAATAATTGATAATAATTATAATGAAGCAATGAAGATATGTACATTAATTCATGAATTATCTCATCATTTATATAGTGAAATTTTTGAACAATTACTTATGTATATCTTTGATTCAAGAAAAACTGATGCAATAGAAGCAATAGTTCAATACACAGTTATAGAAAATCCGTATTATGCAATTGGAAATGAATACTTAGCTTATACAACAGAAGGATACTTTATGAATAATGCAATGAAAGATTATGCTTCTATATTAAATATACTAAATAAGCATCAATTGGATATGAATCGTGTAGGTAACATGTATATTATAGGTAATGCAGTAGCATATGATGTGATTAAGATATTAGAAGGTATAATTGATGTAAATCTTAAAAAAGAATTGTCTTATATGTGTAAAAAGTATAATTTAATGCCTTCTAGAGATAATAGGGAATTAGATAATGTTCCCTTAATTAAAGATAATGTTGAAAAAGGAAAAAGACTTAAATCAATGCTTGTGGATATTTTTAATTTCTTCTTACATAATGACTATAATGATGAATTACTCTTTAATCTAATGCAAGGATTTAAGATGGCTAATCAATAAAATAGATGTGAAATTAGTTATTCAAGTAATTTCATAACTTCTTCTTGATTTTCATATGTATTAATAATATATTTTCTATTTCTAGTAAGTTTATTTATATTCCTAAGTACTTCTGATTCTATAATGTTTATTGATTTATTAGTTAATAATTCCAATAGTTTTTTAAATATTTCATCTTCGCTAATAATTAGTTTTGGTAACTTTATATCTTGAACTGCTTTTAAAAAGTAGGCATTTAACTTTGTATTGTTTAATTCATAGTCTTCAACTATTTTTTTTATAGTTTCACTAATAAAGGGAATAACTGGATGATATGTATTTGTTAATTCATTATCTTTCCAGGGATTAATATCACATATAAATATTTTAAGAAGTAATTCCAGTTTTAAATCTATATTTTTAATAACATCATATATTATGTATTCATTAAGCAAGGTATTTCTGTAAGATTGCCATTTAAATTCATTTAAATATTTTTTTTCATATTCTTTTAGAAATATTATTCCAATTTGAGGTAGAGATAGTTTATTCTTGTTTGCTTGGTATATTTCTTCAAATTCATTTGGTGTATATTGTTTTAAAAACTTATTATAAAAAAATATTTGTGGATTTGATGCTATTAATGTTAAACCCGTATTTGACACAGAATAAACTCTTTTTTCTAATATTTCATCTACTATTTTTGTATCTAAGTTATTGATCAATGTTGTAATTAATGTTTTCTTATCACCATTTGAATTAAGATTGTATTTTCTTGTTATGTTTCTAAGTTCTTCAATGTTATATAATTCTCCAAGTGTATAATAGTTAATATCTTCTAATTCTTGAGTTATAATTAAATCCGTGTTAATCATGAAATATTCTAATTCCTCACGAGTAATATTATATTTTGTAAATAATGATTCTTCAGGTCGGTATAGGTTGAATGGTTTATTATCTAATAATATAAGATATGTTATAATAGCATATAATCTATTTATATTACCATTAGTCATATTATTCTTATTTTTATCAAATAGTGTGGTAGAATTATTATCTGGTGAATCTGTAGTTAGATAACCAATTACATTACTTGATATATAGCCTGTTTTTTCACCACAATTATGACAGTAGATATCATTATATAATATAATATTATTACATTTTGAACAATGCATTGTTGTATGTTTTTGATTATAGAGATAAATAAGATATTTTTCGTTTTCATCAAGAGAATAATCATAAACCTGTTTTAGTCCCTTATTTTCTAAGATTTGATTAATCAACTGATTCAAATGATGTTTAAGTTCAGAAAATGGGATATGATTATTATTATATTCAAAATATAATTGATTTCTTATATTAATTCCATCTACTTCTGTTAATCCTAAGTCTTTTAAATAATTTATAAAAAGAATTCCCGTAGTCAAATTATCTATTTCATTATTATAAGCCATAATACTATAACCTTTAGATATTTAGTTACATATTTTTATTTCATATTATGTTCTATATAGAGTATAATGTTTTCTATTATAATTAGTTTCCTAAAAAAAATGAAGTGTTTGTGGAGGTTAAGGGGGGAGTTTAGACATCAATATAATTCACATCATTATCTCCAAAAATTGAGAGAATTCCTGATATAATTAACCATATACCTACAACAATACCAAGATATAGAGGATTTCTAAGGAAAACTCCAAGAATAATAAATAAAATACCAAATATCATTGATGTTAAACCCATCATACTAAATGGTTTAAAGAATTGTCCTGTAATTAAATTAAATATTCCAAATATAATCATTAAAATACCTAAAAGATATATTATAAAACTTATAATTGCAGAAACCACGGCAGGATTAAATATCAGTATCCAACTAAAAATTATACATAGCAATGCTAAGATAATAGAAGCAGATGCTAAAACACGGCTAACAATAATTTCAGTTACACCGGATATAAATAGAATTACTGCAATAATTAAAAATAATAATCCCATAATTATACCAACAGTTTTAATTGAAGTTACTGGAAATAAAAATGCTATTATACCTAGTAAAATCATTATAAGACCCTGCTTATTATTATCATTAAATTTAGGTAAATTCATACACATATCACCTTTTATAATTTCATTGTTTAATCTAACTATTAAATGTATAATTATATAAATATTTCT
This region includes:
- a CDS encoding DUF308 domain-containing protein, yielding MNLPKFNDNNKQGLIMILLGIIAFLFPVTSIKTVGIIMGLLFLIIAVILFISGVTEIIVSRVLASASIILALLCIIFSWILIFNPAVVSAIISFIIYLLGILMIIFGIFNLITGQFFKPFSMMGLTSMIFGILFIILGVFLRNPLYLGIVVGIWLIISGILSIFGDNDVNYIDV